A single genomic interval of Amblyomma americanum isolate KBUSLIRL-KWMA chromosome 11, ASM5285725v1, whole genome shotgun sequence harbors:
- the LOC144110229 gene encoding uncharacterized protein LOC144110229: MREVGTSTKTHSLPMFRPWIVATRPGLLRPSIRSLGRVRSVHQSTSPTAMKAYLILGLTVLGHLCQIQAAALKEQENATGEVQKPLKKFSVHITRLQEDSSNVGNPPKTVFNIVDDETDEQVSASVSASVSVSIDF, from the exons ATGAGAGAAGTAGGCACTTCTACGAAGACACATTCATTGCCGATGTTTCGACCGTG GATAGTCGCAACTCGGCCAGGGTTACTAAGACCGAGCATTAGAAGTTTAGGACGGGTACGGAGCGTTCACCAGTCCACCTCCCCAACCGCCATGAAGGCCTACCTGATCTTGGGCCTCACCGTCCTTGGCCATCTGTGTC AGATCCAAGCCGCAGCGTTGAAGGAGCAAGAAAATGCTACGGGAGAAGTGCAGAAGCCCCTCAAAAAATTTTCCGTGCACATCACGCGACTACAGGAGGATTCCAGCAATGTTGGGAACCCTCCGAAGACTGTATTCAACATCGTCGATGACGAAACCGATGAACAGGTTTCCGCAAGCGTTTCCGCAAGCGTTTCTGTTAGCATCGATTTTtga